A single genomic interval of Spirosoma taeanense harbors:
- a CDS encoding winged helix-turn-helix transcriptional regulator yields the protein MARNKPNDESYSSEQPLINRAIEILYGKWRLPIILLLGQKTLRYTELKDQLPSVSDRVLAKDLRALTTLGVVQRKVYAEVPPRVEYTLTERGRLALPIFIQLKEIGRIFSTSSDDHFN from the coding sequence GTGGCAAGGAACAAACCAAACGACGAGAGCTATAGCTCTGAGCAACCGCTCATCAATAGGGCCATAGAAATACTCTACGGCAAGTGGCGCTTACCAATCATCCTTTTACTGGGTCAGAAGACGCTTCGCTACACAGAATTAAAAGACCAGCTCCCCTCCGTTAGCGATAGAGTATTGGCCAAAGACCTGAGGGCATTGACAACATTGGGCGTGGTCCAGCGTAAGGTGTACGCTGAGGTCCCACCTCGGGTAGAGTACACCCTTACCGAACGCGGGCGGCTTGCCCTACCCATTTTTATCCAACTAAAAGAAATCGGCCGGATTTTTTCGACTTCGTCCGACGATCATTTCAATTAA
- a CDS encoding fatty acid desaturase family protein, which yields MVSTVKFTNTGRSQFFSTVRKRVDTYFTENNVSPNANGAMWTKAIFFLTGYGLLYGLILSNQFGGWAMLGMAMLLGTFAAFIGFNVAHDAVHGAFSRHGWVNRLLGYSFYLLGASPYVWRIMHNVVHHTYTNIPGHDEDIDVAPGLIRLDPADEVRPWQKYQHLYAFPLYGLTSLAWVFRKDFLKMFKDKIGQYDTTHETHEYVTLFVTKAVYYLLFLALPLLVLDVAWWQVLIGFVAMHIVEGLVLGLVFQLAHVVEGTSFPLPTPNGNIEEAWAIHQLRTTANFAPRSAIAAFFCGGLNRQIEHHLFPKICHIHYPAITAIVKQTAHEHNLPYLESPTFSSALVSHYRFLKQMGQTPSTRLT from the coding sequence ATGGTTTCAACAGTGAAGTTTACCAACACCGGGCGATCCCAGTTCTTCTCGACTGTCCGCAAACGTGTAGATACGTATTTTACGGAAAACAATGTTTCCCCGAATGCAAACGGGGCTATGTGGACGAAAGCTATTTTTTTCCTGACAGGCTATGGCCTGCTATACGGCCTGATTTTATCGAATCAGTTTGGTGGATGGGCTATGCTGGGCATGGCAATGCTGCTGGGAACATTTGCGGCCTTCATTGGCTTTAACGTTGCGCACGACGCCGTGCACGGAGCATTCTCCCGCCACGGCTGGGTTAACCGGCTGCTTGGTTACAGCTTTTACCTGCTGGGCGCCAGTCCTTACGTTTGGCGAATTATGCACAACGTGGTTCATCATACGTATACCAACATTCCTGGTCATGACGAGGATATCGACGTAGCGCCGGGGCTTATCCGGCTCGATCCGGCTGATGAGGTTCGCCCCTGGCAAAAATATCAGCATCTGTATGCGTTTCCGCTTTACGGGCTGACATCGCTGGCCTGGGTGTTCCGGAAAGATTTCCTGAAGATGTTCAAGGATAAAATCGGTCAGTACGATACAACCCATGAGACCCATGAGTACGTGACCCTGTTCGTTACAAAAGCCGTTTACTATCTGTTGTTTCTGGCGCTTCCGTTGCTCGTGCTTGACGTTGCTTGGTGGCAGGTGCTAATTGGCTTTGTGGCCATGCACATTGTTGAAGGACTAGTGTTGGGGCTGGTATTTCAGCTGGCGCACGTGGTAGAAGGAACCTCGTTCCCGCTGCCAACGCCTAATGGTAATATTGAGGAAGCCTGGGCAATCCACCAATTGCGGACTACGGCCAATTTCGCGCCCCGCAGCGCTATTGCGGCTTTCTTTTGTGGCGGGTTAAACCGGCAAATTGAACATCATCTGTTCCCCAAGATCTGCCATATTCATTACCCGGCCATTACGGCTATTGTGAAACAGACCGCGCACGAGCACAATCTGCCTTACCTGGAAAGTCCTACGTTTTCTTCGGCGCTGGTTTCGCATTACCGATTCCTAAAACAAATGGGTCAAACGCCATCCACCCGTCTGACGTAG
- a CDS encoding SAM-dependent methyltransferase, which translates to MASQKDLDFTYSTIDKIFRLSMGETGDYSGAMYNGDFSLTLEEAQRQKHQFIADSLSIGPGSKVLDMGCGWGPFLTYIKGRGADGRGVTLSQGQAAACQRNGLRVDVKDCRTIRPTDYGRFDAITCIGGMEHFCSIEQWQAGQQDAVYADFFQHVADLLPVGGRFYMQTMVFSKNMPPFERIRLDADPDSDAYYMALMVAEFPGSWLPYGPEQVIRNAEPKFKLISKSSGRLDYIETIGQWRKRFRAFSLEKYLTYASLLPQLLINPAFRGLIATFRKSPNRVCFERELMDHYRLVFEKV; encoded by the coding sequence ATGGCCTCTCAAAAAGATCTTGACTTTACGTATTCGACGATCGATAAAATCTTTCGGTTGAGCATGGGCGAAACCGGCGATTATAGTGGTGCTATGTATAACGGTGATTTCTCACTGACACTCGAAGAGGCTCAGCGGCAGAAACACCAATTTATAGCGGACAGCCTGTCTATTGGTCCTGGCTCAAAGGTGCTCGATATGGGCTGTGGCTGGGGACCCTTTCTGACTTACATAAAAGGTCGGGGTGCCGACGGCCGGGGCGTTACGTTATCGCAGGGGCAGGCAGCGGCCTGCCAGCGCAACGGTCTGCGTGTGGATGTAAAAGACTGCCGCACCATCCGGCCCACCGATTACGGTCGGTTTGATGCGATCACCTGCATTGGCGGCATGGAGCACTTCTGTTCGATTGAACAATGGCAGGCAGGCCAGCAGGATGCCGTTTACGCTGATTTCTTTCAGCATGTAGCGGATTTACTGCCCGTGGGCGGCCGGTTTTATATGCAGACGATGGTGTTCAGCAAGAACATGCCGCCCTTCGAGCGTATTCGGCTGGATGCTGACCCGGACTCCGACGCTTATTATATGGCCCTAATGGTAGCGGAGTTTCCGGGATCCTGGCTACCTTACGGCCCTGAGCAGGTCATTCGCAATGCCGAGCCAAAGTTTAAGCTTATTTCGAAAAGCAGCGGACGGCTCGACTACATTGAAACCATTGGGCAGTGGCGCAAGCGCTTTCGAGCGTTCAGCCTGGAAAAGTACCTGACTTATGCCTCGCTTCTGCCCCAGTTACTAATCAATCCCGCTTTTCGGGGCCTGATTGCCACTTTCCGTAAAAGTCCGAACCGTGTCTGTTTCGAGCGCGAATTAATGGATCACTACCGGCTTGTGTTCGAGAAAGTGTAA
- a CDS encoding amidohydrolase family protein, translated as MPLRLHSVGFLLIVFSQLTWAQVEKAPARHEGDGPFGRLIIRGVTLINSTGAPPVGPVDIVVEKDRIVQIKLVGYPGVPIDAKSRPQAALGDKELNCEGMYLMPGFVDMHGHIGGKDQGAHAEYVFKLWLGHGITTIRDPSCGNGLDWVLEHRAKSERNEITAPRIKAYTVFGQGAKDPISTPEQARAWVRDNARKGADGIKFFGAEPAIFRAALDENRKLGLRSACHHAQLEVARMNALATAKAGLTSMEHWYGLPEALFEDKTIQNYPADYNYNNEQNRFEEAGNLWQQAAKPGTERWNKVIDELIALDFTLDPTFNIYEANRDLMMARRAEWHDDYTLPSLWRFYGPSRISHGSYWHNWGTEQEVAWKRNYQLWMQFINEYKNRGGRVTTGSDSGFIYQLYGFAYIRELELLREAGFHPLEVIRTATLKGAEALGMADQIGSVEVGKLADFVIIDQNPLANLKVLYGTGAIHLNAKNEVERIGGVTYTVKDGVVYDAKKLLADVRKIVADAKQKENFEITQPGIAPKPGKVSGGNK; from the coding sequence ATGCCTTTACGCTTACATTCTGTGGGTTTCCTGCTTATCGTTTTCAGCCAGCTTACATGGGCTCAGGTTGAAAAAGCGCCGGCTCGCCACGAAGGCGACGGCCCGTTCGGGCGGCTAATCATTCGGGGCGTTACGCTTATAAACAGCACGGGTGCGCCACCAGTTGGCCCGGTTGATATTGTGGTTGAAAAGGACCGGATTGTTCAAATCAAACTGGTTGGTTATCCCGGTGTTCCAATTGACGCAAAGAGCCGCCCTCAGGCTGCACTGGGCGATAAAGAATTGAACTGCGAGGGCATGTATCTGATGCCGGGTTTCGTGGATATGCACGGCCACATTGGCGGCAAAGATCAGGGCGCCCACGCAGAGTACGTCTTCAAACTCTGGCTCGGGCACGGTATTACAACCATTCGCGATCCAAGCTGCGGTAATGGTCTCGACTGGGTACTCGAACACCGCGCTAAAAGTGAACGTAACGAGATTACGGCCCCGCGCATCAAAGCCTATACGGTTTTCGGTCAGGGAGCAAAAGACCCGATCAGTACACCCGAACAGGCCCGCGCCTGGGTGCGTGATAACGCCAGGAAAGGAGCCGACGGCATCAAGTTTTTCGGTGCTGAACCCGCCATTTTCCGGGCCGCTCTGGACGAAAACAGAAAGCTTGGACTCCGGTCGGCCTGCCACCATGCGCAGCTGGAAGTAGCCCGGATGAACGCACTGGCAACCGCCAAAGCCGGACTGACGAGCATGGAACACTGGTACGGCTTGCCAGAAGCCTTGTTTGAGGACAAAACCATTCAGAACTACCCTGCCGATTACAATTACAATAACGAGCAGAACCGGTTCGAGGAAGCCGGCAATCTGTGGCAGCAGGCCGCTAAGCCTGGTACCGAGCGCTGGAACAAGGTCATAGACGAGCTGATCGCGCTGGATTTTACGCTCGATCCGACGTTCAACATTTACGAAGCCAACCGCGATCTGATGATGGCCCGCCGGGCCGAATGGCACGACGACTATACCCTGCCCAGTTTATGGCGGTTTTACGGCCCCAGCCGGATTTCGCACGGGTCCTACTGGCATAACTGGGGTACTGAGCAGGAAGTGGCCTGGAAGCGGAATTACCAGCTCTGGATGCAGTTCATTAACGAATACAAAAACCGGGGTGGCCGGGTCACAACGGGCTCCGATTCGGGGTTTATTTACCAGCTATACGGCTTTGCCTATATCCGCGAGCTTGAACTGCTGCGCGAAGCCGGTTTTCACCCGCTCGAAGTGATCCGGACGGCAACGCTGAAAGGGGCCGAAGCCCTCGGCATGGCCGATCAGATTGGCTCCGTGGAAGTAGGTAAACTCGCTGACTTCGTCATCATTGACCAGAACCCGCTGGCAAACCTGAAAGTACTTTACGGCACGGGGGCGATCCACCTCAACGCCAAGAACGAAGTTGAACGCATTGGCGGGGTTACGTACACGGTTAAAGACGGCGTTGTGTACGATGCGAAAAAACTCTTAGCTGATGTGCGGAAGATTGTAGCAGATGCCAAGCAAAAAGAAAACTTTGAGATCACGCAGCCGGGTATTGCGCCGAAGCCAGGTAAAGTGTCCGGCGGGAATAAATAA
- a CDS encoding nitrilase family protein translates to MQNLKIATAQFENASGDKTYNLGVIRSLSAKAAQQGAQVVAFHECSITGYTFARNLSKEQMLAIAEYIPEGESVQALTQIARDNDIAVLAGLFEKDRDDQLFKAYVCVDKNGLVAKYRKLHPFINPHILPGNEYVVFDLLGWKCGILICYDNNVVENVRATALLGADVIFMPHVTMMTPSTRPGAGFADPALWANRENDPTSLRLEFDGLKGRAWLMKWLPARAYDNGVYVVFSNPIGMDDDQLKNGCSMILDPFGDVLAECRVLGNDVVTAVCTPDKLKQAGGHRYRNARRPDLYRDILGQEHTPEQKVVWLNGDSSSSK, encoded by the coding sequence ATGCAAAATCTGAAGATTGCCACCGCTCAGTTTGAAAATGCCAGTGGCGATAAAACCTATAATCTGGGAGTTATTCGTAGCCTGTCGGCGAAAGCCGCCCAGCAGGGCGCGCAGGTGGTTGCCTTTCACGAATGCTCCATTACGGGCTATACCTTCGCCCGGAATCTGTCGAAAGAACAGATGCTGGCCATTGCCGAGTATATCCCCGAAGGTGAAAGCGTTCAGGCATTAACCCAGATTGCCCGGGATAATGATATCGCCGTGCTGGCGGGGCTGTTTGAGAAAGACCGGGACGATCAGTTGTTTAAGGCCTACGTCTGCGTCGATAAAAACGGGCTGGTCGCCAAGTATCGTAAACTGCATCCGTTTATCAATCCGCATATTCTGCCGGGGAACGAATACGTTGTTTTTGATTTGCTGGGCTGGAAATGCGGGATTCTGATCTGTTACGATAACAATGTAGTGGAAAACGTCCGTGCAACGGCCCTGCTGGGTGCCGACGTGATTTTTATGCCGCACGTAACGATGATGACGCCGTCTACCCGCCCTGGTGCGGGCTTTGCCGATCCGGCTTTATGGGCGAATCGGGAAAATGACCCTACGTCACTGCGTCTGGAATTTGACGGACTGAAGGGCCGTGCCTGGCTGATGAAATGGCTACCCGCCCGTGCCTATGACAACGGCGTATATGTTGTCTTCTCCAACCCAATCGGCATGGACGACGATCAGTTAAAGAATGGCTGCTCGATGATTCTGGACCCCTTTGGCGATGTGCTGGCTGAGTGTCGCGTGTTAGGCAATGACGTGGTTACGGCCGTTTGTACACCCGATAAGCTCAAACAGGCTGGTGGCCATCGGTACCGAAATGCCCGACGGCCAGATCTATACCGGGACATTCTCGGTCAGGAACATACGCCCGAACAGAAAGTTGTCTGGCTGAACGGCGATAGCTCTTCCAGTAAGTAA
- a CDS encoding M28 family peptidase, whose protein sequence is MNFLTSTLAAGLMCLPFLSQAQQKFAETITAADLEKHLRILAADDMQGRETGTPGQRKAAEYIAGQFAANGLKPLVKTADGKLGYQQPFTLYKKTWGDFYVSAGSKRFAYLKDFVTNGLLSVPTETPYETVFVGYGINDNTLNEYGDLDVKGKAVVLLDDEPKTEDGKSRVDATSSSSKWGGGNGWRAKAALAKEKGAAQIFIVSADSAAGFQRVLAQRGALMGRFNRLGLKPGTEDVGSVGVFLISPDMAAALLNVTTSQFNEASRLYTRSTGTQLPKLTGTVAIKAERIEEQVQSSNVLGFIEGSDKKDEIMIISAHYDHIGVSADGQVNNGANDDGSGTVSVLEIAQAFAKAKAAGKGPRRSILFLTVTGEEKGLLGSEYYADMNPVLPLENTVCDLNIDMVGRVDDLHQGKNDNYIYVIGSDKLSSELHKISEDANEKSVKMELDYKYNDPKDPQRIYYRSDHYNFAKHRIPIVFYFNGLHADYHRPTDDVEKIDFKLAERSARLVFFTAWEVANRDQRLAVDSNKQ, encoded by the coding sequence ATGAATTTCCTAACATCAACACTGGCGGCCGGTTTAATGTGCCTGCCGTTTCTGAGCCAGGCTCAACAAAAATTTGCCGAAACCATTACGGCGGCTGACCTCGAAAAACACCTCAGGATTCTGGCCGCCGACGATATGCAGGGGCGGGAAACCGGTACGCCCGGCCAGCGTAAAGCCGCTGAGTACATTGCCGGGCAGTTTGCGGCCAATGGCCTGAAACCGCTCGTTAAAACGGCCGACGGTAAGTTGGGCTATCAGCAACCGTTTACGCTTTATAAGAAGACCTGGGGTGATTTTTACGTCAGCGCGGGCAGTAAACGGTTCGCCTACCTGAAAGATTTCGTGACCAATGGCCTGCTAAGTGTGCCGACCGAAACGCCGTACGAAACCGTGTTCGTAGGCTATGGAATCAACGACAATACCCTCAACGAATATGGCGATCTTGACGTAAAAGGCAAGGCCGTTGTGCTGCTGGACGACGAGCCCAAAACCGAAGACGGCAAATCGCGGGTTGACGCCACGAGCAGTTCCAGCAAGTGGGGCGGAGGGAACGGCTGGCGGGCGAAGGCTGCGCTGGCGAAGGAAAAAGGGGCCGCTCAGATTTTCATCGTCTCGGCCGACTCGGCCGCCGGTTTTCAACGGGTTCTTGCCCAGCGGGGCGCCCTGATGGGCCGATTCAATCGGTTAGGGTTAAAACCCGGCACGGAGGACGTAGGCTCCGTTGGCGTTTTTCTGATTTCGCCGGATATGGCGGCTGCATTGCTCAACGTAACAACCAGCCAGTTTAACGAAGCGAGTCGGTTATATACCCGCTCAACCGGTACTCAATTACCAAAGCTGACGGGCACTGTGGCCATTAAGGCCGAACGCATCGAAGAACAGGTGCAGTCGTCGAACGTACTGGGGTTCATCGAAGGCTCCGACAAAAAAGACGAGATTATGATTATCTCGGCGCACTATGACCACATTGGCGTTAGTGCCGATGGGCAGGTTAACAACGGGGCCAACGACGATGGATCGGGTACGGTGTCGGTGCTGGAAATTGCCCAGGCGTTTGCCAAAGCTAAAGCCGCCGGCAAAGGCCCGCGCCGGTCAATTCTGTTCCTGACCGTAACGGGTGAAGAAAAAGGACTGCTGGGATCGGAATATTACGCCGACATGAATCCGGTCTTGCCACTCGAAAACACCGTCTGTGACCTCAACATCGATATGGTCGGCCGGGTCGATGACCTGCACCAGGGGAAAAACGACAACTATATCTACGTAATCGGATCGGATAAGCTGTCATCCGAGCTGCACAAAATCAGCGAAGACGCGAATGAGAAATCCGTTAAGATGGAGCTGGATTACAAATACAACGATCCCAAAGACCCACAGCGCATCTATTACCGGTCCGATCATTACAACTTCGCCAAGCACCGGATTCCCATTGTTTTCTATTTCAACGGTCTACATGCAGATTATCACCGCCCGACCGACGACGTTGAAAAAATTGATTTCAAACTGGCTGAACGGTCGGCCCGGCTGGTATTCTTTACGGCCTGGGAAGTCGCCAATCGGGACCAGCGCCTGGCCGTTGACAGCAACAAACAGTAA
- a CDS encoding class I SAM-dependent methyltransferase produces MSENLYTEEYTAYQLERSAFRQWVRNNLYIKNMIRFTTGPTIDFGCGVGEVLEQLPAGSLGLEINETTVAYCQSRGLNVRLYDPEADDYQFRGLIPGQFKSLLMAHVLEHLTNPQEVIRKLLTTGERLGIDRFIFVVPGVKGFRHDATHRTFLDRDFFVKHGLTTYGSYHLIHQKYFPLNSKAFSRYFTHNELVSVYERAKANSDS; encoded by the coding sequence ATGAGTGAAAACCTGTATACCGAGGAGTACACCGCGTATCAACTGGAGCGCAGCGCTTTCCGCCAGTGGGTCCGCAACAACCTGTATATCAAAAACATGATCCGGTTCACCACCGGACCGACCATTGATTTTGGTTGTGGCGTGGGCGAAGTGCTGGAACAGTTGCCGGCCGGATCGCTTGGACTGGAAATCAATGAAACAACAGTAGCGTATTGCCAGAGCCGGGGGCTGAACGTTCGTTTGTATGACCCCGAAGCCGATGATTACCAATTCCGTGGCCTGATACCGGGACAGTTCAAATCGCTGCTGATGGCCCACGTGCTCGAGCACCTCACCAACCCACAGGAAGTAATCCGGAAACTCCTGACCACAGGCGAACGACTCGGCATCGACCGGTTTATTTTCGTGGTGCCTGGCGTTAAAGGCTTTCGGCACGATGCAACGCACCGAACCTTTCTTGACCGGGACTTTTTTGTAAAACATGGATTAACCACCTACGGCTCGTATCATCTGATTCATCAGAAGTACTTCCCGCTCAACTCAAAAGCATTTTCGCGCTACTTCACCCATAATGAACTGGTATCGGTTTATGAAAGAGCTAAGGCAAATTCAGACAGTTAA
- a CDS encoding glycosyltransferase family 2 protein gives MASPQLTFAIPYYRGLDLLEKAIQSVFSQTQSDWKLLISNDGGPDPALDALVARFADSRVTLVHNERNMGMAGNWNACLDRADTPLVTLLHADDELLPNYTAVVMQAVADHPDATLYYCQASVVDENGQPSFSLPDRVKRFIQPQPVGPYTQLTGEAALTRLLRGNFIFCPTICYQKSRLGELRFSSDWRFVLDFDLTTHLLLKEHTFIGINEVAYAYRRHGSNATVEYTQNRLRFEEEIQLFNQLADECARKGWQQARRVAQAKTIIRLNLLYCALTDSLKGHLPNAVQKLRLLTT, from the coding sequence ATGGCCTCTCCGCAGCTAACGTTTGCCATACCCTATTATCGGGGCCTGGACCTGCTGGAGAAGGCAATTCAGAGCGTTTTCAGCCAGACTCAGTCAGATTGGAAACTGCTGATCAGTAACGATGGTGGCCCCGACCCTGCGTTGGATGCGCTGGTTGCCCGCTTCGCCGACTCCCGCGTGACGCTTGTGCACAACGAGCGCAATATGGGCATGGCCGGCAACTGGAACGCCTGCCTCGACCGCGCCGATACACCCCTGGTAACGTTATTACACGCCGATGATGAGCTGTTGCCAAACTACACAGCCGTCGTTATGCAGGCTGTTGCCGATCATCCAGACGCAACGCTGTATTATTGTCAGGCAAGCGTGGTTGATGAAAACGGGCAGCCGAGCTTTTCGTTACCCGATCGGGTCAAGCGCTTCATTCAGCCGCAGCCGGTAGGGCCTTATACCCAGCTAACTGGCGAAGCCGCGCTGACGCGTTTGCTGCGCGGAAATTTCATTTTTTGCCCCACGATCTGCTACCAGAAATCCAGGCTTGGCGAACTGCGTTTCTCGTCCGACTGGCGGTTTGTGCTGGATTTTGACCTGACGACGCATCTGCTGCTAAAGGAGCACACTTTTATAGGCATCAACGAAGTAGCCTATGCTTATCGTCGGCATGGCTCAAATGCAACCGTAGAGTACACGCAGAACCGGCTGCGGTTTGAGGAAGAAATTCAACTGTTCAACCAACTGGCCGATGAATGTGCCCGCAAAGGCTGGCAGCAGGCTCGGCGCGTAGCTCAGGCTAAGACGATCATCCGCCTGAATTTGCTCTACTGCGCCCTTACCGATTCGCTGAAAGGCCACCTGCCGAACGCTGTTCAGAAGCTGCGGCTACTGACTACTTAA
- a CDS encoding DUF2304 domain-containing protein: MTPIKILLALPLLLLILRFVTRLHDKTVYRISLILISAVGIGLILFPDASNVIANALGVGRGTDLVLYVGAVIFFITLLVLYSKLKKIEATQTEIIRQMAIDQSKKPDATA, from the coding sequence ATGACACCCATTAAGATCCTGCTGGCGCTACCGCTTCTGTTACTGATTCTGCGGTTTGTGACCCGGCTCCACGACAAGACGGTTTACCGCATCTCGCTGATTCTGATTTCAGCGGTAGGTATCGGACTGATTCTGTTTCCGGATGCCAGTAACGTAATTGCGAATGCCCTCGGCGTGGGTCGCGGCACGGATCTGGTGCTTTACGTTGGCGCCGTTATTTTCTTTATCACGCTCCTGGTGTTATACTCAAAGCTGAAGAAAATTGAAGCGACGCAGACGGAGATCATCCGGCAAATGGCCATTGATCAGAGTAAAAAGCCGGATGCTACGGCCTAA
- a CDS encoding glycosyltransferase family 2 protein yields the protein MNPQPASIGREVDPASVFIVVPSYNEGKVVRNTLMPLLMAGYSVVLVDDCSTDQTKQAVADLGIHYLRHPINLGQGAALQTGMTYALQQGADYIVHFDADGQHNFRDIDSLLAPILAGEADVTTGTRFQRKEDIRAVPASRRVLLKAAVLVNGLLTGMWMTDAHNGFRAFSRSAAQAIRITENRMAHATEILSLIRQAHLRLTEVPVHITYSEYSWAKGQSSLNSFHILIDLILRKIL from the coding sequence ATGAACCCGCAGCCTGCTTCCATCGGCCGGGAGGTTGACCCCGCTTCCGTTTTCATCGTTGTTCCCTCCTACAACGAAGGTAAGGTTGTGCGCAATACGCTTATGCCCCTGCTGATGGCGGGCTATTCGGTTGTGCTGGTGGATGACTGTTCAACCGATCAGACGAAGCAGGCGGTGGCTGACCTGGGAATACATTATCTGCGTCACCCTATCAACTTAGGGCAGGGGGCGGCCCTGCAAACAGGCATGACCTACGCACTGCAACAGGGCGCTGATTACATTGTGCATTTCGACGCGGATGGGCAGCATAATTTTCGGGATATCGACAGTTTGCTGGCTCCCATTCTGGCCGGCGAGGCCGACGTAACGACCGGCACCCGTTTTCAACGGAAAGAAGACATCCGGGCCGTTCCGGCCAGTCGACGGGTGTTGCTCAAAGCGGCCGTTTTGGTGAATGGCCTGCTGACGGGTATGTGGATGACCGATGCACACAATGGCTTTCGGGCGTTCAGCCGGTCGGCGGCTCAGGCGATTCGCATTACGGAGAACCGGATGGCCCACGCAACGGAGATTCTGTCGCTCATCCGGCAGGCGCACCTACGATTGACCGAAGTCCCCGTTCACATTACGTATAGCGAATATTCGTGGGCTAAAGGGCAGAGTTCGCTCAACTCATTTCATATTTTAATTGATCTGATTCTCAGAAAGATTCTTTAA